One Fibrobacter sp. genomic window carries:
- the dapA gene encoding 4-hydroxy-tetrahydrodipicolinate synthase — MQITNASQLTGVFPALFTPLKNDDPKNLRNSIDYEKMGKMIDDVIANGASGVLPAVTTGQSATVSPQQHLDVIKFTLDYVDGRVPVIAGAGSNCTRESIEMIENVQKIAPVAVLCVTGYYNNPPQEGLLKHYRTLSSETGAKIVIYNVPGRTSSYVHPDTLIELAEDKNIIGLKQAVEFGFGEKFHEDTMRVIKETKGKDFAVMSGEDGLFADLLEMGGTGLISASGNIPEATKTFVDLYKAFQAGDKDKAHNLQKDARDFIDITFCRKNPIPLGTLFNSPLFQPLVSVKDTANGADAVARIMKLIDEKAPSLKKYHV; from the coding sequence ATGCAGATTACTAACGCTTCTCAACTTACTGGTGTTTTCCCCGCGTTGTTCACCCCGCTCAAGAACGACGACCCCAAGAACCTTCGCAATTCCATCGACTACGAGAAGATGGGCAAGATGATTGACGACGTGATTGCAAACGGCGCAAGTGGCGTACTCCCTGCCGTGACCACGGGTCAGAGTGCGACGGTTTCCCCGCAGCAGCACCTCGATGTCATCAAGTTTACGCTCGACTATGTGGACGGTCGCGTGCCCGTCATTGCCGGTGCCGGTTCCAACTGCACCCGCGAATCCATCGAAATGATCGAGAACGTCCAGAAGATTGCCCCGGTGGCGGTCCTCTGCGTCACAGGCTACTACAACAACCCGCCGCAGGAAGGCCTCCTGAAGCACTACCGCACGCTCAGCAGCGAGACCGGCGCAAAGATCGTGATTTATAACGTCCCGGGCCGCACCTCCAGCTACGTGCATCCCGACACCCTCATCGAACTTGCCGAAGACAAGAACATCATCGGCCTCAAGCAGGCCGTCGAGTTCGGCTTTGGCGAGAAGTTCCACGAGGACACGATGCGCGTGATCAAGGAAACGAAGGGCAAGGACTTCGCCGTGATGAGCGGTGAAGACGGCCTGTTCGCAGACCTCCTCGAAATGGGCGGCACGGGCCTCATCAGCGCTTCGGGCAACATTCCCGAGGCCACGAAGACGTTCGTCGACCTCTACAAGGCTTTCCAGGCCGGTGACAAGGACAAGGCGCACAACCTGCAGAAGGACGCCCGCGACTTCATCGACATCACGTTCTGCCGCAAGAACCCGATTCCGCTGGGCACGCTGTTCAACAGCCCGCTGTTCCAGCCGCTCGTGAGCGTGAAGGACACGGCCAACGGTGCAGACGCTGTCGCCCGCATCATGAAGCTCATCGACGAGAAGGCTCCGAGCCTGAAGAAGTATCACGTTTAG